In Camelina sativa cultivar DH55 chromosome 17, Cs, whole genome shotgun sequence, the genomic stretch ttacgacagatttatttataaagacacaacagactttcataatatatgacaGATTTGATATAATGTTTGGCAGATTTCTTTTCCacagttatttcagatttattttcttgataaaagaTCTATCGTAAcataacagatttttttacagagaaataattactaggttgacttctagtgataacagattttttaaacgttacaacagattttttaatttaaccaaaaatctgtcgtttgataacagatttataacgttttttaaaaattgctaaaatgaccTATGCGAATACCATATGTGATGGCAGATTTTTTaatgttatgacagttttttttgtttgcttctaaaaatctggtgtttgataacagatttattagatgtaaaatgtaaatatagtgacaacagatttgttttaagttatatttttcagtcatatttttattaattatattttataaatcatattatgaatcatatttttaaactcatatatttaaagcatattttatacattttaattttcctaaatcatattaaaaattttaacattatatttttatatattatattatattatattttcataatcttattttaatatttttatatacattattttaagttataatttcatacattatattttttataaaacttatttaaactatataatcttaaacttcatattttaaaatcatatctttttagataatattttcatGNATTTTCATTAacaatttttgaatattatttttacacattatattttaaatcatattttatttttataaattacattaaaaataatcatcatatttttaatcattttatattttttattaattatattttaaaatcaaaatattaaatcctatatttttttggttttttcaaaatattaaagctCTCTCGTTTTTTCAATAATCATCATATTTTCGTTTTGTAGTTATTTTGTTAGTCAACTATATTTTGCCAATCCTACATTATTGATTTATTGTCATAACTCTAGACAATTTACAAGAACACTAACCTTTAGTATGATACGATTAATTACCTTTAGTATGAGATATATTTAGTCcaactatattaaaatttctGTAATGATTTGTCTTGGCATCAACAGGGATTTGAGCTATTAGGATTCTTATAATTATGTGCTTTCATGGATCTTATGAATTTTAATTGGAATGCCAGAGTGATATTAAGGATTTACTCGGGATGCACTTCCAACACTCAAAAGCCCAAATAAAAACTACTACATCTGTTTCATAAatagtgtcattttgacacatttcacacaaattaagaaaaatttaaattatacatGTTTGTCTCTATTTAATAAGTGGTTAATGAtctaaattcaatgaaaataacTTTGAGTTTAGagataaaaaagtaaatagCATTAAAACATTCATTAGAAatgtaaaatgatattttttgtgaaacaaaaaaaaaaattctctaaaatgacattctttgtaaAACGAGAGAGTATTATATAGGACAAGATATACATTTTTAaggagattttcaaaaatacatttttcctatatcacttttcaaaaatacatttttatgttgtccattaaaaaaaaacaattttctatatATGAACAACTGAATTCTAAATCCTAACCTCTCAAAACTATatactaaatgtaaaatagagaacccaaacctaaaaaaaaaattaaaaattaatttaagatattacaattgtgtaaaaaaggtaaaaatgcaaatatacaaaaaaaaatgagtattaTTTGAAAAGGAATATCCCAAAAgaggtatttctaacaaattctcttttttatttgtctcaACACCAAAAGTTCAAGACTATTTGCAAGACCAATATTAAGTGGAGTCTCCGAATAGACAAAATTTGCTCCGGTGCCAAGTTGGGGATTGTTGGAATATAAACAGTTCCTCTTTACGTTCAAGAACATGTGAAAACAAGATCAATACCATGCATTTTACGGGTTAAAAGAATAGTCAATGGTGTACTGTAGCCTATCAGTTCTATACACAAAGACAAAGCTATAAACTCTCATTTGgtagtttgttcaaaaaaactCTAATCTGGTAGATGAGAAGTATTTTAGAACTTAGAATGGATTGCTAGAGAGTGTTTANAGAATGGATTGCTCGAgagtgtttaaaataaaataacaaaacagcaacaccaaaaaaaaaattgttagccTCGTTAATTTTATGGGTTCAACTTTAAAATCAACTGAAAATTAGTCAATTGGTCCACATCATTTATGCATTACTCTATAGGTTCCACATCTCtgatataatgatttttttgctCCCACTTTAAACTATAAACCTCACTATATAATGACTAGCAATTAATAAATCTTATTTAAGTTAACAATTTTGGCTTTAATACtatattaaatttcataattttctttaattcaaaactaattgataataaatatattggACCATCATATACATTACTTCAGATCCCATTACATTCCACTTCAATGTAGAGTTCTTAACATTTTCTATCTCCTCAATTGTTTTTATAGATGTTTTGTTTCGTCtacaaaaaatagtttaagtTTAGGCTTTAAATGGTTGTTATAGGCCAAGCGGATTGAACAGTTAGTTCATGGAACCATTCTATATTTAAGGAGAACAACAATACACcgcaagccaaaaaaaaaaaaatatgtaaagcaGTTCGTAACTTGTCTGGAACGgatttcttctatttttcttaatcctctctactacaaatattataacatatgaatagtaaataaaaaacagtACCAAGCAGATATTTCCACCTCAACCACTATAACcatttaaacttttaatctatatattgttttcttcgTAGTAAGGTAGACCATTGGTAATATATTAAGAGATGTTAATTTAGCTTTTGTAGGACCTGACCTTTGGAGTGGTTTAGTTGCACGAATCTGTAAGTTTCCAAAAAAacgttaatatataattatcctTCAGTACGATTcaagttataatattttctgGATAACCAAAACGTAGTTTTATTGTTATGTTGTCTCATACGGATTTAAATTAACATAATGCATGTTGAAAATATTCTTATATGTAAAGAATCCAGGATCTAAagaaattttattgtatttgtagtttttttttttttttgagcaaacaGATATTATTATTCACTATTGAAAGAGTAACATACATGAGGAGTAGGGTAGCTTAAAAGATAACATAGGAGGGCATGCCCCaaatttaacaacaacaaagtaGCATAGTAAGATAGGAGCAAATGATATTAAGGGCTTGAGAGCTATAGACCACAAGCTAAAAAGCTTACTGGAACATGTGAGATCAAGGCATATCAAAGCTGCTTCCAAGAGCAAGCCAATGGAAGGGGAGATGGCCATTTCCTTCAAAAGAGGGTTTAGTGGCAAAGAAGCGGACAAAGCTGACATTCTCACCAAGTTGGGAAGGACTACTCTAGGTAGATCTTTGTCAGGGGTTCGAGCAAGTCTGAGAATGCTCTGATAACCGGTCACTACTAAGGTGGTGGCGGTTCTGATGATGGGATAGAGATGCTTGAAGAGATTGGGGTAACCTTTGCTTCCATGAACAGAGGTCATAATGCCCCTAATCTTCAAGCTGATCTGAGGGAACTTAAAGAAGTTGATGAAAAGCAGATTGGAGAACTTAGTCAATAGGCAGGGTAATGGGAGGAGGCGGATGAAACAGAGGTAATCCTCACTCAGTGGAGCTAGGATCATAATGCCAAGTTTCAACAAGTTATTACCTTCAGAGAAAATAGTCCTATGTGTTTCTGGTAACATGGGTTTTAGAGGACTCTTAAACCAATCTAGCAACATAAATGACTTAAGGTTCACTAGCAGTCTTCGAACTAATGGAGACCTTAAGCTACCAAGTTGTTGACTAGAATGGGAGAGAGTGGATTGCAGGTCGGACCTAGTTACACAATGACACTGAGGCAGTCGAAATATTGGTGATAGATACGGTAAAGGTGCAAAGGATGCAGGCACTAAAACAAGCCCGACTAGCGGGACAGACATATTGATGAAGCTCAGCCAAACAAacatccaaaccaaaccaaacaactgGCCATGACAAAAGGGGTTTTCAAGACAAATAAGTGCATCAACTGTTCTGCTACCGAGTACgactcgacttgaccaagcagtgTAGACTGACACTAACCAATTTGACCTTGGTATGAAGTTATAAACGGGTCTATGGGACTTCCAGATCAGAAATAAATCATGGTTTCTCTGAGGACGACTAACTTCTAGGGTTCCAAGAAAAGAGCGAGAATACAACCTGGGCCAAATGGGTAACAAGAGGGAAAGAGAGGATGCCGATAATGTGGGTTGCTTTGTCAAGATCTTCATCATCTCCGGCGTCAGAACAGAGCTTCCGTCCAACTGCAACCAAGTAAAAGCCTTGGTGAGGGGATTAAAATCCGAGGAGCGGTAAGATGTTGTGGTTGACAGCAAAGTGAGGCGGTGAGATCGACAGAAACCGGGACTAGTGGGGCAATCATGGCTCTCAGAGGTAGTAACGGATGATTGGGGTCTCGATGAAGCAGGCTCACCGAGAAGAGAGACCGGGTGCAGAAGAGAGGTAGGGGGTTGAAGCTGAAGCATGGTCAGAGGTGAGATCTGGAATCTCAAAGGGTCTCCAATGGGGATGAAAGCAGAAACAAACGGACTAGAGCGAACGAGGAAGCAACAGAGACGCAGAAACAAAGACCCAACGACGCCGATCGGATTCAACGCCGCCGGGAGAGGGTGTCTCGGTGGTTGTGCCAGAGAGAGGGTGGCTAAGGCGAACTATTAGTGCTTTTACATAATAGTGAATTTATTGTATTTGTCGTTAAGAGAATGAATTACGAGAGAATCTTCTTACGTGTAGCTATGAAAGGGTTTCGaggatttaattttgtttatattatagaGCCGTTACGTATGAGTGGAACCTTTAATTTGTACTTTAATATTCCATTAACCTTTAAGTCAACTTTCAAGTCAaccttttttttaacacatCTCATTAGCGGTACAACGtggtaaaaaaaactaacgTAACGTATTGACAGTATTAATTCAATTTATTTACCTTGATTTTTGGTTAACAACATAATTATgagtagtttattttatttttattttacttcaaaaataataaaatctataagtaatgactttcaaatccattagtAGTGTTTTCAAATCCACTTTAAATGCATTAGAAAactattgaattttaaaatttactagtgattaaaattcattaaaatttttcATCCAATAACATCCCCTTAATTTAATCTTGTTTACATATCTTGATGGATCGTAGATCTTTTTCCAATGCAGTGCTTCAAGTCGGATTAACATATGTGACTTAACTACTTACATTTCATTAATAACTATACAAATATAATATCCACTATAGTACATAGTATGCACATATACCAAATTTATCAATTGTGGATTAGTTCACATACTAATTTTTGCAAATCCAattgtttgttcttcttttaaGTCTGTTTGTACACACTGATTAGTCTGTTTGTTATTCTTTGCAGGGTACGGCTCACTCTCACCAACATGTTTATTTGTCTCTCCGTAAACTTTGCAGGTGGGGGATTTGTGCAACCTTGCACCAACTTAGCTATACATGgtattcatttgattttttccaCGAGATCCCATTTATAGATTGTAAAATGTAGAAAGATATGTGTGACATGTGAATCCTTTCCCTTGTTCAGTTTAATACAATGTAGCGACTCATTCTTCTGTATGGATAAGAATCATACAGTTTTTTGGATGCTTGATGCTAAACGAATGTTTTGTATTGTCttctttcttggtttgttgttctGAGACTGTTTTCCTATTTCCTTTCTTGATTTGTAGACACACCACCACAAATTTTGAGCCTTTTGTAACAATATAAGAAACAAGCATAGTGAAAGATGATCAAATAATTTGGCAAGACAATGAACATAATAAGACAGAGATGAATTATGAATAAGCCTCTCTCTGGTACTGAGTGTTATAAGCAGTTTTGGTGGGATAAAAATCTAGGAACTTGTTGTAATTAGTAGGGGGTGCTCAAATCCGGTTTGAGAAAATCGTAAAAAACCAACAGTTTGAAAATCAAACCGAACCTAAAATGAAATACAAAACCACAAATTTTCCTTCTAAAAAGAGAACCGAAACCGTATTCAGTTCCTAAACCGATTTATTTGAATCGAACCGAGATAAAAACCGGATTTGTCCTGCATCTGTTTGCCCTTCTCCATCATAAAGCTCTGAAACGGTGACGTTTGGGTATGTGAAACTTTGAAAAGACGAAGTCGAAGAGAGAGGGACGAGACGAGGGAAACCAAGTTTATCAAAAGTGATTCCGCCATTGAAGAGGGTCACATCACattcgaaagaagaagaagagatccaaAATGGATGATGACTGGGGTTTGACCGTGGAAGAGATGGATGCTGTCGAAAAAGATGCTCTTCGGATGATCAACCAGAAACgcaatttatcttcttcttcttccttgccAACTCCTAACCAGTAACGAGGTTTTAAcctaaatttgggtttttttgtttttcttgtttggtgCGGTAATTAGGGCAATTTCGTATGGCTACGAGTGTTTGTAATGTTCAATTTTGCTTCTAATCAGTCCcttatgtgtgtgtttcttACGCTTAGGTTCATGCTTCGTCTCAAGGAACCAGAGTCTTACCTTCAACTCTCGCCCCTAAAACCAAACCCTGgtcagtttattttttattccaGTACCATTTTATCTTATGTTATCTCTCTGCATATGGGTTTGTTCACGTTTACTGTATTAACTGCGAGGCTAGTCTCTAGGCCAAAAGATGAGAGCTTTAAGCCAAAGGAGCAAAAAGTTTCTGTCAAAATTTTGCTTCATTATAGTGGAGATCTTGCTGCTAAGTTCCCCTATAACCAGGTAAGTTATCATCACAAGTCAGAAGTCTTTGTGTGGAAATATGCTAAAGTAGTTTTGTGTTTGACACTTACTaggtctttgtttttctctaggTTGTGGTGGATGCTGTGTGCGTAAAATTCCTTAGGCTATTTGGAATGCTAAAGAAAGGTTTGTCTTTTTTATACTCTTTCATATGCATGAGTCATTTGtgtgatttgtttctttgtgtCTTTTGTATATCTTATGTGTTTTGTTGTGATCTGTTAACAAAACTGAGAAATAAGCCTTGGTATAATGCATTGTTTATTCTCTTGTGGAACTCCAGGTTATGGACCTTTCCCCTTTCTTCATTGTCATCAGCAGAAAATATTTTGCAACATGTTTCCAGCGTTAAAGTCGAGGTAAGGCACCTTGGTTCTTTATAATGGTTCAGAAAGTTTGATCTAGAGATCAAGCATCAATTAGGGATAGAGAACTTAGATCCTCTTGAATTTGATCTAGAGATCAAGCATCATTGCTAtctaatttttccttttaattatcAGATAGAGAACTTAGATCCTCTTGTGCAATGTCCAGTAGCCTCTGCCTCAAGAGTTCCAGATCTACAGCGTAAGTCAGGCACAATGTTTATTACATCAGACACTAATGTGATTCTTTAATATATGTTCATTCGTTGGACCCCTTTTTATTGGATTTTCATGTCTAACTTtctcttgctttcttcttcttcttcttctaatctccCTAGATCTTTATGAAAAGATACCAAGCCATATTGAGCCAAAGCTTCTTCCATTTCAGCGTGAAGGCATAAAGTATGTGTATGTCAGTGATATGTAGTACTTGTGATTCTTCTTTATTACCAAATGAACAGCCTTTTGGCTTTTGGCTACAGCACGGAGGACGTGTGCTCCTAGCAGATGAAATGGGTCTTGGAAAGACTTTACAGGCGAGTAGTTCCTGCTTATAGGCCTCTgtatatctttttgtttctttatagcCCCTTGCAAACCAGCGAGAAACTATTTCTGGAGAACTGCttgtaatatttgttttttgacaCCAATCTTATTCGCATGCCCATTGTCTGTGCAGGCAATTGCTGTTTCAACATGCGTTCTGGAATCTTGGCCAGTTCTGATTATTGCACCATCTTCATTACGTTTACATTGGGCAACAGTATGCTTATGATATTTGAATTTTCTTGGACGTTCTTTATGTCACTTGAGATGATTCATTATGTTACTTTCTTGCAGATGATTCACCAATGGCTGCATGTACCTCCGTCAGACATAGTTGTATGTAGTTTAGTGCTTGTATAACGCTTGTAGCTTAAGTATACCCATtctatattttctctctaatcTAAGTTATCCTTTTAGTAGGTACTTTTACCGCAACCAGGTGGATCAAACAAGTGGGGATTTACTATAGTTTCCTCAAATACAAAGGGCACAATCCATCTTGATGGTGTCTTTAACATTTTTTCCTATGATGTGGTCTCTAAGCTGGACAAACTTCTAATGGCGCTGGACTTTAAGGTAACTAGACATTGCTTCGCACAGATGTTTTTAAGAGGAGGAGCTAAGTTAAGGAATGGAGAGGAAAGAGGCATTTATAATTTGCGTTCAGAAGCTTGCATATAAGGCTTTTAGTGTTTGTCACAATTATTTGAGTTTTTACAATGTACAGTCCTTCTTTGCAGGTCGTTATCGCAGACgaatcacatttttttaaaaacgctCAAGCAAATAGGACTAGTGCTTGCCTTCCAGTCATAAAGGTTTTATCgatatatcaatatatcattctCTTATTGTTTTGCCTACCAAGCTAGTTTTAAATTATCAGTTTCTTTTTGGTGTAGATTGTTACATTATTATTGAGTAATATTTCTCGTAGTTAGTTATATTCTATTAAAATTCATACTCATGCATATGTTTCAGAACGATCAATATGCGATCCTTCTGAGTGGAACTCCTGCTTTATCCAGACCAATAGAGCTATTCAAACAGGTGAGTTTTCCATTTTACTAGTCcgcatttctttttattttatttggatttgTGAGGGACCTTGTGTATCTAGGGTTGTAATTTGATTTACTAAAAAATCCTTTTGGTCTTTACTCTTGGCAGCTGGGAGCTCTATATCCAGATGTTTATAAAAGTGTTCATGAATACGGGAGCAGATACTCCAAAGGCGTAAGTCAATTTATTCaacttttatataatatataattcaatttttttttttgtattatatatatatctgtgatatttttgttgaatatatTGTAATTCTGCGGAGTATGATCAACAAGTTTAGGTGAATTTGATTAGATATGAATGAGATTGTTTGAGTTTAGTAATTAGTGATTTACTAGAGAGTCGAAGCTTAGGCTCGTGTTTAAACTtagtgttattcaattgagGATTCGTAAATCGTAGGATTTGTAAAATGTTGAAACGTGATTGATTTGGTATACTTGTTCAGGAACCTTCAAAAATTGATATGTTTTGTAGACGTAAATATGCTTCTTTTCTTGATGTAagtctgctttttttttttggttgtagcTTACAGTTTAGACCCTTGTAGTTGACAAGAAGTGATGACATGCCTTTTAGTTTCTTCGTGTGAGTTACAATCTCTATTGAAAGTGACTTGTATTTTGTGgctaatgtttcttttttgaatctctgattttggtttctctttGTGAAACTAGGCTGATACATTCAACGATTCTCATTAATTACATCATAGACTCAACACTCAAGTCTCTACAAGAAATCTCTATTGGTCATTCTGGCTCTCTTGGAAAGTTTCCTCTTTCGAGAAAcgacaaaatttatatatatttttttttggtattataaaAACGCTTtgggttctctctctctctctcccaaattCCTCCTTACATTGTAAGCTTTTCGATCTTCCTCGTCTCCTCCTCTGCCGTCGTAAGTTCCTAAAACTTTCTCTTGCTGAAAGATTCCTCTGCCTTCCGATTTGAAAGGATCCATCTTTGAAACTGGGTttctgttgtttgtttgtttgtttgattgcaaaacATTCAATTCAAATCGGAGGAGGAGCTTGTTGTTCCGATCCCAACCCCAATCGAGTTGTTTTAGTATGTAGTAGTAGGAGTTATAATTAAAATCCCTAAGTTATGATGAGTTCTACATATTCTAGAGACTCGATAAGCAATTTGCCAGATGAGATACTAGGCAAAATCTTGTCTTTGCTTCCGACGAAAGAGGCTGCTTCTACATCGGTTCTGTCCGAGACGTGGAGGAATCTTCTGGGTCTTGTAGACAACCTTTGCTTTGATGATTCGATGGTTGTGTATcccaacgaagaagaagctttaagTGGTTCACATGGCTTCTCTGAGTTCGTAGACAAGGTACTGGCTCTGTTAAGCAATTCTCCTCGCATGAAGAAGTTCTCTCTTTGTCTTAGATATGATGACTACGATCGTTGTGTGAACCGTTGGATCTTGACTGCAATGGAACTCGGTTTATTGGAAATACACTTGCACGCCACCCCATGGTCATATATTGAGATCGAAACTAAGTTGTTGACGAGTAACACACTCGTTAAGCTCACACTATCCGGTCATTGTTCCCTTGAAGCCGAGCGTGTGTTTTTCCCAGTGCTCAAgtcactctctctcttattaGCTTCAGGGATTGATCATCCCAACTACTGCCGGCTCATAGATGGCTGCCCTGTCCTGGAAGAACTCTTCATAACCGAAGATGGTCCTTCCGATTCACCATGTTGCGGTACGGGTGTGGATAGCGCATCCATCAAGCGACTTGTCGTTTCTGTCAATCTTCCGGGTTCTAAATATGATCACGAAGTAACTTATTTTGAAGCACCGAGTCTAATGTACCTTGACTATTCTAATTATGTCTGCGAATATTATCAGTTAACTGATTTGGGTTCGCTTGTCGAAGTTCGGCTGAGTCTCCGGTTATGGGAGTCAACTATCGATTATGATTactctgatgatgatgaagaaggggTTGATGACTTTTATGGTTTCTATTATGGCTACGAATCAGAGGAGGCTATATTTGGTGATGTGACAAACCTAGTTGCCGGTATAAGCAACATTACGACCTTTCACTTGTCTCCCGATTCCCTTGAGgtcagttcttcttcttctctttgctaTTTGATTCTGTTTTGGTTTGTATAGGTAGGATCTGTCTACTGatgatgatcatatatataaattaaattcagGCGTTTCATTTCTGTTGTGAATCTATGCCCATGTTCAACAAACTCCTTACTTTATCTATTGAGAGTAACAAGGATAAAGGTTGGCAAGTAATGCCACTTCTCCTCAAGAGTTGTCCGATTCTAAACACATTAGTCTTCAAGGTTGGTATCGTTCATTTCcttattaatattcttttttttgttgttagtaTACCATTATTGCCCATTAAACATTGTCAGATTCGTCTCTCGTTTCAGGGCCTTGTGCACAGAGTAACAAATAGATGCGGAGATGCATGCTCTTGCATCCCGAAGAAGCataagatgaagaacaataagaagaggaagattgtGAAGGAGGAGGTTGAGAAATTGTCTTGTTTATGGACATGCCATGTGAAGGTACTAGAGGTTTCAGAGTATGGAGGTTCTTTTAAAGAGCTGATACAGATGAGACATTTCTTGAGCAAGTTGGAATGTCTTGAAACTGTGAATGTTGGTGTTGGTGTGGACAACAACAATGAGTTCTTGAGAACTAATCTACTGACTCTCCCCAGACAGTCATCAGAGTGCAacatccaattcatttgacctTTCTTTCCTTATCTTTCTCAGTTTGATATCAATGTGAAAGTAACATACATACGATTATAGCACACTATCATAATAATATCATGAAAGTTCGTTACAAATTGTTTCTGAAATGTGCTGATGTTATCATCACATGAACGTTAAGTTACATATGCTATGTTCTGATGCTATCATCACATGAATGCTTTTCTCCCAACCCAGAGTTAAGTGAGAGGTCTAGTGACATACCTGTATTGTGGTTATGGCAATCATCAAAACTTGCATTCCAAATGGTCTTGGTGATATCATGATTTCCTGTGTATTGCAGGAGGCGGGATCCCACTGGAACAATTAATGCCATGAAAATGGNACCGTTCCactaattttcagttttctttttttttttttttttttttttttgtctttttttgtttgtttctcttcgATTTAAAGGATCTGTCTTTGATATTCTAGGTTAAGATTCGAAGGCTTGTGATCCTAATCGAGTTGTCTTATTGTGTATTAggtataaattaaaatccctaatctATGGCTATGAGTTCTCGTAGTGATCTAATCAGCAGTTTGCCAGATGAGATTCTTGGCAAAATCTTGTCTTTGCTTCCGACAAAAGCTGCTGCTTCCACATCGGTCCTGTCCAAGAGGTGGAAGAATCTTTTGGGTCTTGTAGACAACCTTTGTTTTGATGATTCGATGGTTGTTTACCCCAACGAGGAAGAAGCAACAAGTGGTTCAGATCGCTTCTGTGATTTCGTAGACAAGACACTAGCTCTGTTAAGCAATTCGCACATAAAGAAATTATCTCTGCGTCATGTACCTCGACCTCGCCTTAACGATGCATACCAACGTTGGTTTTGGACAGCAATGGAACGTGGTTTCTTGGAACTACACTTGCACGCCACCCACCGctattttggttttgatatagAG encodes the following:
- the LOC104758079 gene encoding F-box/LRR-repeat protein At1g48400-like, translated to MMSSTYSRDSISNLPDEILGKILSLLPTKEAASTSVLSETWRNLLGLVDNLCFDDSMVVYPNEEEALSGSHGFSEFVDKVLALLSNSPRMKKFSLCLRYDDYDRCVNRWILTAMELGLLEIHLHATPWSYIEIETKLLTSNTLVKLTLSGHCSLEAERVFFPVLKSLSLLLASGIDHPNYCRLIDGCPVLEELFITEDGPSDSPCCGTGVDSASIKRLVVSVNLPGSKYDHEVTYFEAPSLMYLDYSNYVCEYYQLTDLGSLVEVRLSLRLWESTIDYDYSDDDEEGVDDFYGFYYGYESEEAIFGDVTNLVAGISNITTFHLSPDSLEAFHFCCESMPMFNKLLTLSIESNKDKGWQVMPLLLKSCPILNTLVFKGLVHRVTNRCGDACSCIPKKHKMKNNKKRKIVKEEVEKLSCLWTCHVKVLEVSEYGGSFKELIQMRHFLSKLECLETVNVGVGVDNNNEFLRTNLLTLPRQSSECNIQFI